In Flavobacterium sp. WV_118_3, one DNA window encodes the following:
- a CDS encoding Ppx/GppA phosphatase family protein, whose amino-acid sequence MISIKKYAAIDIGSNAMRLLITNIVEQVGKETQFNKSELVRVPIRLGQDAFTVGEITDDNIERMVDAMKAFKLLMKVYKVERYMACATSAMREAYNGQEVADIIKKKADIKINIIDGKKEAKIIASSDLRHFIKTDQTYLYVDVGGGSTEFSLFSEGQMVASKSFKNGTVRLLNNMVNEVVWQEIEKWIKVQTEPYDHITLIGSGGNINKLFKLSGKLQEKPLSYAYVNAQYQYLNSLSYEQRISEIGLNPDRADVIIPATRIYLNAMKWSGAKNIYVPKIGLSDGIVKAMYYDKI is encoded by the coding sequence ATGATTTCGATTAAAAAATATGCCGCTATCGATATCGGATCCAATGCTATGCGACTATTGATCACTAATATCGTGGAGCAGGTCGGTAAAGAAACGCAATTTAATAAAAGTGAATTGGTTCGCGTTCCCATTCGTTTGGGACAGGATGCTTTTACTGTGGGCGAAATTACCGATGATAATATCGAGCGAATGGTTGATGCGATGAAAGCGTTTAAGCTGTTAATGAAAGTATATAAAGTAGAACGTTATATGGCTTGTGCTACTTCGGCTATGCGTGAGGCTTATAACGGACAGGAAGTGGCTGATATTATCAAGAAAAAAGCCGATATAAAAATCAATATTATCGACGGAAAAAAAGAAGCTAAAATTATAGCATCTTCCGATTTACGTCACTTTATTAAAACGGATCAAACGTATCTTTATGTAGATGTTGGCGGGGGAAGTACCGAGTTTTCGTTGTTCTCCGAAGGTCAAATGGTTGCTTCCAAATCGTTTAAAAATGGTACGGTTCGTTTACTGAATAATATGGTAAATGAGGTGGTTTGGCAGGAAATTGAAAAATGGATTAAAGTACAAACAGAACCGTATGATCATATTACATTGATCGGTTCCGGTGGAAATATCAATAAATTATTTAAACTTTCCGGGAAATTACAGGAAAAGCCATTGTCGTATGCCTATGTAAACGCACAATATCAATACCTGAATTCATTATCGTACGAACAGCGTATCTCCGAAATCGGTTTAAATCCGGATCGTGCGGATGTCATTATCCCGGCAACGCGGATTTATCTGAATGCTATGAAATGGAGTGGTGCCAAAAATATTTATGTGCCAAAAATAGGTTTATCTGATGGGATTGTTAAGGCTATGTATTACGACAAAATTTAA
- a CDS encoding GNAT family N-acetyltransferase, translated as MEMTIVTPSIADYIEITDVWEASVRATHTFLTEADIQYYKPLILNEYLKAVSLFCTHDQNKITGFLGVDDDKIEMLFICPDYRGKGVGKALLDFAVKELKARKVAVNEQNVQAVGFYEYLGFKTVKREPLDPNGKPFPILSMELQK; from the coding sequence ATGGAGATGACAATTGTTACACCTTCTATAGCGGATTATATAGAGATTACCGATGTATGGGAAGCGTCCGTTCGTGCAACACATACCTTTTTGACGGAAGCCGATATTCAATACTACAAACCGCTGATTTTAAATGAATATCTAAAAGCAGTAAGCCTTTTCTGCACGCATGATCAAAACAAAATTACTGGTTTTCTAGGGGTAGATGACGATAAAATTGAAATGCTTTTTATCTGTCCCGATTATCGTGGAAAAGGAGTAGGTAAAGCTTTGCTTGATTTTGCTGTAAAGGAACTAAAGGCACGAAAAGTTGCTGTAAATGAACAAAATGTACAGGCGGTGGGTTTTTATGAATATCTCGGTTTTAAAACGGTGAAGAGAGAACCTTTGGATCCTAATGGAAAACCGTTCCCGATTTTATCTATGGAGCTTCAAAAATAA
- a CDS encoding Crp/Fnr family transcriptional regulator: MKTLFKKLGVLTVAELDMLDDILTQRSLKKGEYLIEENTVCDEIVFIKSGALRSFYINGDGDEITNCITFENELMSAFSSFVTKKSTDENIQALFDTELEVLHQDDLERLYFQNSNWQKVGRILAETQYVQLEKRIASFQKFSGKERYEELFRLQPLYIKLIPLQYLASFLGITPRHLSRIRKVV; this comes from the coding sequence ATGAAAACGTTGTTTAAAAAACTGGGGGTTCTGACGGTAGCCGAATTGGATATGCTGGATGATATCCTTACCCAACGAAGTTTAAAAAAAGGGGAATACCTGATAGAGGAAAATACCGTTTGTGATGAAATTGTTTTTATTAAATCCGGAGCGCTGCGTTCTTTTTATATCAATGGTGATGGTGATGAAATTACCAATTGCATCACCTTTGAAAATGAATTAATGTCTGCTTTTTCGAGTTTTGTGACTAAAAAATCAACAGATGAAAACATTCAGGCACTTTTTGATACCGAATTGGAAGTTTTGCATCAGGACGACCTCGAACGCTTGTATTTTCAGAATAGCAACTGGCAAAAGGTGGGACGTATTCTGGCCGAAACCCAATATGTGCAACTGGAAAAAAGAATTGCATCCTTTCAGAAATTTTCCGGTAAAGAACGTTACGAAGAATTGTTCCGATTACAGCCTTTATACATCAAATTGATTCCTTTACAATATCTGGCTTCATTTTTAGGAATTACACCAAGGCATTTGAGCCGTATCCGAAAAGTAGTCTAA
- a CDS encoding NAD-dependent epimerase/dehydratase family protein: MQKNILIIGGTGLIGSTIFQILKSRNPDCNLFIGSRKESNSPNRLTIDVMDYSTLSEISKQAIDLIVLCVNDKLNNVLHYAIDNQIDYIDITKPTPDLTEAFSIASKEKKLSSKIVFSSGWMAGVVPGLLQDLENTKAVELFVYYSIKDKAGESSAHFMAENVSKPFLRYKENIPVTLLHFLDSEKYDFAFEIGKRQVYNFDVPDLFILNTIEKIPTVSVKMTYSSKLVTFLLGIFQSVRLFDLLSLKNRRLLFSANGKGDKTTFEVLTTTTTGRTKTVLQSDKGQSELTAFATVLHIEKMGNTFFSNGIYFSHQLYKSNEMITGLMTNKTIKINTFKL; this comes from the coding sequence ATGCAAAAAAACATCCTTATCATTGGAGGAACAGGTCTGATCGGTTCAACCATTTTCCAAATTTTAAAATCCAGAAATCCCGATTGCAACCTGTTTATAGGCAGTCGTAAAGAAAGTAATTCCCCGAATCGGTTGACAATTGATGTGATGGATTATTCCACATTGTCTGAAATTTCCAAACAAGCAATCGACCTGATTGTATTATGCGTAAATGACAAACTAAATAATGTATTGCATTATGCGATCGACAATCAGATCGATTATATCGACATTACCAAACCCACTCCCGATTTGACTGAGGCATTTTCGATTGCCTCTAAAGAAAAGAAATTATCGAGTAAAATTGTATTTAGCTCCGGATGGATGGCGGGTGTTGTGCCCGGTTTACTACAGGATTTAGAAAATACAAAAGCGGTGGAATTATTCGTGTATTATTCGATTAAGGATAAAGCGGGTGAAAGTTCAGCACATTTTATGGCCGAAAATGTCAGCAAACCGTTTCTCCGTTATAAAGAAAATATACCGGTAACGCTCCTACATTTTTTAGATTCCGAAAAATACGATTTTGCCTTTGAAATCGGAAAACGACAGGTTTACAATTTTGATGTCCCGGATTTATTTATTCTGAATACCATTGAAAAAATCCCGACGGTTTCGGTTAAAATGACCTATAGTTCGAAATTGGTAACCTTTTTGTTAGGGATTTTTCAATCCGTCCGATTATTTGATCTTTTGTCGCTAAAAAACAGAAGATTGCTTTTTAGTGCCAACGGAAAAGGGGATAAAACAACCTTTGAAGTATTGACAACTACTACAACCGGAAGAACAAAAACTGTTTTACAAAGTGACAAAGGCCAATCGGAATTAACAGCCTTTGCGACGGTTTTGCATATTGAAAAAATGGGGAATACTTTTTTTTCCAATGGTATTTATTTTAGCCATCAATTGTATAAGTCAAATGAAATGATAACAGGATTAATGACTAATAAAACAATTAAAATCAATACATTTAAACTGTAA
- a CDS encoding NAD(P)H-dependent oxidoreductase, whose amino-acid sequence MKNILIINGHPNKDSFNFALANAYIKGAKTTDAKVSVVTIADLEFDPNLRFGYQKRMELEPDLQKAWELIKEADHLVWVHPVWWGGLPAITKGFLDRLFLPGMAFRYRKDSVWWDKLLTGKTARIMTTLDQPGFYYWLVYGKPSVNQLKKAVLEFCGVKPVKVSYFGSIKTSNAEQRKKWLEKAFRLGQKLA is encoded by the coding sequence ATGAAAAACATATTGATCATTAATGGGCATCCAAATAAAGACAGTTTTAATTTCGCGTTAGCGAATGCGTATATAAAAGGAGCGAAAACAACCGATGCAAAAGTGTCGGTAGTTACAATTGCGGATCTGGAATTCGATCCGAACTTACGATTTGGGTATCAAAAACGAATGGAATTGGAACCGGATTTACAAAAAGCTTGGGAATTGATCAAAGAAGCCGATCATTTAGTTTGGGTACATCCGGTTTGGTGGGGCGGACTTCCGGCGATTACCAAAGGATTCCTGGATCGCCTTTTTTTACCCGGAATGGCATTTCGCTACCGTAAAGATTCGGTTTGGTGGGATAAATTACTAACCGGAAAAACGGCCCGCATTATGACAACACTGGATCAGCCGGGTTTTTATTATTGGCTTGTTTATGGTAAGCCAAGTGTAAATCAGTTAAAAAAAGCTGTCTTGGAATTTTGTGGGGTAAAGCCGGTAAAAGTGTCCTATTTTGGAAGTATAAAAACGTCAAATGCGGAACAACGCAAAAAATGGTTGGAAAAAGCCTTTCGTTTAGGACAAAAACTGGCCTAA
- a CDS encoding DNA polymerase III subunit gamma/tau — protein MQPNPEPVHIPSQEVATTVVPVNPEPVAVKMVTPEIKPMIAPDLHAEKKVSAFSLASIRAKKELEAQQKANVLQHDELPREAFSETDMLLQWNKFAQRLSDKGQKIMATYMQINDPVLDADGTTIKLELPNEGSKVDFDNNKIELLGYLRGKLHNHDIVINVHVNEVVETKYAFTALEKFDKLKALNPALELLRKTFDLDI, from the coding sequence GTGCAACCCAATCCGGAGCCGGTACATATTCCGTCGCAGGAAGTTGCCACAACAGTTGTTCCCGTTAATCCGGAACCTGTAGCGGTAAAAATGGTTACACCGGAGATTAAACCTATGATTGCTCCCGACCTGCATGCCGAAAAGAAAGTTTCTGCTTTTTCGTTGGCCAGTATCCGGGCCAAAAAGGAACTGGAAGCGCAGCAAAAAGCCAATGTATTACAACACGATGAACTTCCGCGGGAAGCCTTTTCCGAAACCGATATGTTGTTGCAATGGAATAAATTTGCACAACGTTTAAGTGATAAAGGGCAAAAAATTATGGCCACTTATATGCAAATCAACGATCCGGTTTTGGATGCCGATGGTACAACTATAAAACTCGAGTTGCCAAACGAAGGCTCCAAAGTTGATTTTGACAATAATAAAATTGAACTTCTAGGCTATTTACGCGGAAAATTACATAACCACGACATTGTTATCAATGTCCACGTCAATGAAGTTGTTGAAACCAAATATGCTTTTACGGCTTTGGAAAAATTCGACAAATTAAAAGCCCTCAATCCGGCTTTGGAATTATTGCGTAAAACATTTGACCTTGATATATAA
- the dnaX gene encoding DNA polymerase III subunit gamma/tau → MEQFIVSARKYRPQTFKDVVGQQAITNTLLNAIDNNHLAQALLFTGPRGVGKTTCARILARKINQEGYDDPYEDFAFNVFELDAASNNSVDDIRNLIDQVRIPPQTGKFKVYIIDEVHMLSQAAFNAFLKTLEEPPKHAIFILATTEKHKIIPTILSRCQIFDFKRITVKDAKEHLAEVAKSQNIVFEDDALHIIAQKADGAMRDALSIFDRVVSYCGTNLTRQAVTENLNVLDYEYYIKVTDLILENRIPELLLAYNDILAKGFDGHHFIAGLASHFRDLLVCKNPATLVLLEAGEVAQNLYKEQAQKTSQEFLLQGIDVANDCDLKYKSSQNQRLLIELCLMQLASITFDGEKKKLSHT, encoded by the coding sequence ATGGAACAATTCATCGTATCAGCCCGTAAATACAGACCGCAAACGTTTAAAGACGTAGTGGGTCAGCAGGCTATTACCAATACTTTATTAAACGCGATCGATAATAACCATCTGGCGCAGGCCTTACTATTTACAGGTCCGCGTGGTGTTGGAAAAACGACCTGTGCGCGTATTCTGGCGCGTAAAATCAACCAGGAAGGTTACGATGATCCGTATGAAGATTTTGCATTCAATGTATTTGAACTGGATGCGGCTTCGAATAACTCCGTAGACGATATCCGTAACCTTATTGATCAGGTACGTATCCCACCGCAAACCGGAAAATTTAAAGTATATATCATCGACGAGGTGCATATGCTTTCCCAGGCAGCTTTTAACGCCTTCCTTAAAACATTAGAGGAACCGCCAAAGCATGCTATTTTTATCCTGGCAACTACCGAAAAACATAAGATTATCCCGACTATTTTGTCGCGTTGTCAGATTTTCGACTTTAAACGTATTACCGTTAAAGATGCCAAAGAACACCTTGCTGAAGTAGCCAAAAGTCAGAACATTGTTTTTGAGGACGATGCGCTCCATATCATTGCTCAAAAAGCAGATGGTGCGATGCGTGATGCTTTGTCCATTTTTGACCGTGTAGTTTCCTATTGCGGGACTAATCTGACACGTCAGGCGGTAACCGAAAACCTAAACGTATTAGATTACGAATACTATATTAAAGTAACGGATCTGATTCTGGAAAACAGGATTCCGGAATTATTGTTAGCTTATAACGATATACTGGCAAAAGGATTCGATGGTCATCATTTTATAGCCGGACTGGCCTCCCATTTCAGGGATTTATTGGTATGTAAAAATCCGGCAACTTTAGTATTATTGGAAGCTGGCGAAGTGGCACAGAATTTATACAAAGAACAGGCTCAAAAAACGTCTCAGGAATTCCTGTTACAGGGAATTGATGTGGCAAACGATTGTGATTTAAAATACAAAAGCAGTCAGAACCAACGTCTTTTAATTGAATTATGCCTTATGCAACTGGCCTCCATTACTTTTGATGGAGAAAAAAAAAAGCTAAGTCATACATAA
- the rsmD gene encoding 16S rRNA (guanine(966)-N(2))-methyltransferase RsmD, giving the protein MRIISGKYKGRRINPPKNLPVRPTTDMSKESLFNILNNYFNFSELRVLDLFAGTGNISYEFASRGSGPITSVDGDYGCVTFIKKTAKEFDFDITAIKSDVFKFLEKSKATFDIIFADPPYGMEQKDFERIVSLVFENELLEEDGMMIIEHSKHTPISHMANFSFLKNYGGSVFSFFELENDTEEDVTDEEDEFDS; this is encoded by the coding sequence ATGAGAATAATTTCCGGAAAATATAAAGGAAGACGTATCAATCCTCCGAAAAATTTACCAGTTCGTCCGACAACCGATATGTCGAAAGAATCCCTATTTAATATATTAAACAATTATTTTAATTTTTCAGAATTACGGGTTCTGGATTTGTTTGCCGGTACCGGAAACATCAGTTATGAATTTGCGTCCCGTGGTTCCGGGCCAATTACTAGTGTAGATGGCGATTATGGCTGTGTTACGTTTATCAAAAAAACCGCAAAGGAATTCGACTTTGACATTACAGCGATCAAAAGTGATGTGTTTAAATTTTTAGAAAAAAGCAAAGCTACTTTTGATATTATTTTTGCCGATCCGCCTTACGGAATGGAACAAAAAGACTTTGAACGCATTGTTAGTCTGGTATTTGAAAACGAACTACTGGAAGAAGATGGTATGATGATCATTGAGCATTCCAAACATACTCCTATTAGTCATATGGCTAACTTTTCCTTTTTGAAAAACTACGGAGGTTCGGTATTTTCCTTTTTTGAATTGGAAAACGATACGGAAGAAGATGTAACCGACGAGGAAGACGAATTTGACAGTTAA
- a CDS encoding DUF3822 family protein has protein sequence MSSTATIALKNYKKLSLQVAPNGFSFCVTDTLNDRILELESVAFNYTQSLEDQLWRTFVDYPALTRHYDDIVVLHDNNFSTFVPKALFDENFLGSYLQYNTKVFESDFFAFDEIEVHEMNNVYVPFVNANNFLIDQFGSFDYKNSNTPLVSALLDLSRNKEEKQVFIHVQNTHFEIIITHNLKLLLFNSFEYKTPEDFVYYLLFTLEQLQLNPETVVVNLLGKITMNHPCYEIAYRYVRNIALLDTQALQERYSLEENSILENFILLHS, from the coding sequence ATGTCATCAACAGCCACGATAGCTTTGAAAAACTATAAAAAATTGTCCCTTCAGGTCGCTCCAAACGGATTTTCATTTTGTGTTACCGACACACTGAATGATCGTATTCTGGAATTAGAGTCTGTTGCGTTTAATTATACCCAATCGCTGGAAGATCAATTATGGAGAACATTTGTGGACTATCCTGCGTTAACGCGGCATTATGATGATATTGTGGTTTTGCACGACAATAACTTTAGCACTTTTGTACCGAAAGCGCTATTCGATGAGAATTTCCTCGGAAGTTATTTGCAATACAACACCAAAGTATTTGAATCTGATTTTTTTGCTTTTGATGAAATCGAGGTTCACGAAATGAATAATGTATATGTTCCGTTTGTGAATGCGAATAATTTCCTGATTGATCAGTTCGGAAGTTTTGACTATAAAAACAGCAATACACCATTGGTTTCGGCTTTGTTGGATTTGTCTCGGAATAAAGAAGAAAAACAGGTTTTTATCCATGTTCAAAATACTCATTTTGAAATAATTATAACGCATAATTTAAAGTTATTATTATTTAATTCTTTTGAGTATAAAACACCTGAAGACTTTGTGTATTATCTATTGTTTACCCTCGAACAATTACAGCTCAATCCGGAAACGGTAGTCGTAAATTTGTTAGGTAAAATAACCATGAATCATCCCTGCTATGAAATTGCCTATCGTTATGTGCGCAATATAGCGTTGTTGGATACGCAGGCCTTGCAAGAGCGCTATTCGCTTGAAGAAAACAGTATTTTAGAAAATTTTATCCTCCTTCATTCATGA
- a CDS encoding AAA family ATPase, translating to MNSGKFYNALKQNFPYLPTQKQDIFFQKIADFITNENDDEIFLLKGYAGTGKTTVISTIVNQLKEVNKKYVLLAPTGRAAKVISNYSQKPAFTIHKRIYFPKKGSGGGVHFTMQPNKFKNTVFIVDEASMISDANSDSGMYENGSLLDDLILYIYSGYKCKMILVGDTAQLPPVNMEVSPALNIDGLAMNYSMEIQHIELDEVMRQEEKSGILFNATELREILKSQFIDSFQFRLRGFKDIIRLTDGYDIQDAIHQAYSNYSIEDTAFIVRSNKRANQYNQQIRSRILDKESELSAGDFMMVVKNNYFWLKDSDEAGFIANGDIIEILEIFKIQELYGFKFAKVKIRMVDYPNQIPFETVLILDTITSESPSLTYEQSNLLYQEVLLDYQDERTQYRKLQKVKANPYFNALQVKFSYAITCHKSQGGQWNTVFIEQPYLPEGINRDYIRWLYTAMTRAKDKLYLIGFKDEYFED from the coding sequence ATGAATTCCGGTAAATTTTATAATGCTTTAAAACAAAACTTTCCGTATTTGCCCACGCAAAAACAGGATATCTTTTTTCAAAAAATAGCCGATTTTATTACAAACGAAAATGACGATGAAATTTTCCTGCTTAAAGGTTATGCCGGAACGGGAAAAACAACGGTGATTTCTACCATTGTAAACCAATTAAAAGAGGTCAATAAAAAATATGTTTTGTTGGCGCCTACGGGACGCGCGGCAAAGGTAATTTCGAATTATTCTCAAAAACCAGCGTTTACGATTCACAAGCGTATTTATTTTCCGAAAAAGGGAAGTGGTGGCGGTGTTCATTTTACGATGCAACCGAATAAATTTAAAAATACGGTATTTATCGTCGATGAGGCGTCTATGATTTCCGATGCAAATAGCGATTCGGGCATGTATGAGAATGGCTCCTTATTGGACGATCTGATCCTCTATATTTACTCGGGTTATAAATGCAAAATGATTCTGGTAGGTGATACGGCACAGTTGCCTCCGGTAAATATGGAAGTAAGTCCGGCTTTAAATATCGACGGATTGGCGATGAATTACAGCATGGAAATCCAACATATCGAGCTGGATGAAGTCATGCGACAAGAGGAGAAATCGGGAATTTTGTTTAATGCAACCGAATTACGGGAAATTCTAAAATCGCAGTTTATCGATTCGTTTCAATTTCGATTACGCGGTTTTAAAGATATTATCCGATTAACGGATGGCTATGATATACAAGATGCGATCCATCAGGCCTACAGCAATTATAGTATTGAAGATACCGCATTTATAGTGCGTTCCAATAAAAGAGCCAACCAGTACAATCAGCAGATTCGTTCGCGTATTTTGGACAAGGAAAGCGAATTGTCGGCGGGTGATTTTATGATGGTGGTAAAAAACAATTATTTCTGGCTTAAGGATTCCGATGAGGCCGGTTTTATCGCAAATGGCGATATTATTGAGATTCTCGAAATTTTTAAAATTCAGGAGTTATACGGATTCAAATTTGCCAAAGTAAAAATCCGAATGGTCGATTATCCAAATCAGATTCCGTTCGAAACCGTATTAATTCTGGATACAATCACAAGTGAATCACCGTCATTAACTTATGAACAGTCCAATTTATTATATCAGGAAGTACTATTGGATTATCAAGACGAACGTACACAATATCGCAAATTGCAGAAAGTAAAGGCTAATCCGTATTTTAATGCGCTTCAGGTAAAATTTTCATATGCCATTACCTGCCATAAATCGCAAGGTGGACAATGGAATACGGTTTTTATCGAACAACCCTATTTGCCAGAAGGCATTAACCGGGATTATATTCGCTGGTTGTATACCGCTATGACACGAGCCAAAGACAAATTGTATCTTATTGGTTTTAAGGATGAGTATTTTGAAGATTGA
- the kdsB gene encoding 3-deoxy-manno-octulosonate cytidylyltransferase, with translation MKIIAVIPARYASTRFPAKLMQDLGGKTVILRTYESALQTNLFDDVFVVTDSDLIFQEIVSNGGKAIMSIKEHESGSDRIAEAIENMAVDIVFNVQGDEPFINKEPLEKVLDVFRNDTEKKVDLASVMREITDIKEIENPNNVKVIVDQKGFALYFSRSVIPYPRETNVGVRYMQHIGIYAFRKEALLDFYRLPMLSLEASEKLEQLRYLEYGKRIRMVETSHVGIGIDTPDDLEKARKMITK, from the coding sequence ATGAAAATAATAGCTGTAATTCCGGCACGATATGCCTCAACGCGTTTTCCTGCCAAATTAATGCAGGATTTGGGCGGTAAAACGGTGATTTTAAGAACCTACGAAAGTGCCTTGCAAACAAACTTATTTGATGATGTTTTTGTGGTTACCGATTCGGATCTTATTTTTCAGGAAATTGTTTCAAATGGCGGTAAGGCGATTATGAGCATCAAGGAACACGAAAGTGGAAGCGATCGGATTGCCGAAGCTATTGAAAACATGGCCGTTGATATTGTTTTTAATGTACAAGGCGACGAACCCTTTATCAACAAAGAACCGCTGGAAAAAGTCCTTGATGTTTTTAGAAACGATACCGAAAAAAAGGTTGATCTGGCCTCTGTGATGCGGGAAATTACCGATATAAAAGAAATTGAAAATCCGAACAATGTAAAAGTTATTGTCGATCAAAAAGGTTTTGCCTTGTATTTTTCCCGTTCGGTGATACCGTATCCGCGCGAAACAAATGTGGGCGTTCGGTATATGCAGCATATCGGGATTTATGCATTCCGCAAGGAAGCCTTATTGGATTTTTACCGTTTGCCGATGCTTTCATTGGAAGCTTCTGAAAAACTGGAACAATTGCGTTATCTCGAATACGGAAAACGTATCCGGATGGTCGAAACGTCCCATGTTGGAATAGGAATCGATACCCCGGACGATTTAGAAAAAGCTCGTAAAATGATCACAAAATAA
- a CDS encoding copper resistance protein NlpE, producing MMKKPLTSLVFVALLSLTACKKTGNTATETTVADSTQVTRTVSGMYEGVLPCADCPGIETTVAFNDDATVSKTILYQDRDKTSETEKGNWKLNGPYVEVTFADNQKEFYLIKTDSTIAILDQDKKEVQTDLASHYILSKEKPLEPKTLNGNYIQGEVGKGYYQTLSLTNTINNEFDVAVTFKAATKKGCEFKGKGVLVNNRIEVSLKDNNPDLKAIMTISFEGKTATVSTSKFNERYDLMYFCGGGGTLGGDYMRE from the coding sequence ATGATGAAAAAACCTTTAACATCGTTGGTATTCGTCGCTCTATTATCGCTTACCGCCTGTAAAAAAACAGGAAATACAGCTACAGAAACGACCGTTGCCGACAGTACACAAGTAACCAGAACCGTTTCGGGTATGTATGAAGGTGTTTTACCATGCGCTGATTGCCCCGGAATTGAAACTACAGTAGCATTTAATGATGATGCGACCGTTTCGAAAACCATTCTGTATCAGGATCGGGATAAAACCAGCGAAACCGAAAAGGGAAACTGGAAGTTAAACGGACCGTATGTTGAAGTTACTTTCGCGGACAATCAGAAAGAATTTTACCTGATCAAAACCGATAGCACCATAGCGATACTCGATCAGGATAAAAAAGAAGTGCAAACCGATTTGGCATCCCATTATATTTTGTCGAAAGAAAAACCATTGGAACCGAAAACACTTAACGGAAACTATATTCAGGGTGAAGTCGGGAAAGGTTATTATCAGACGTTATCCTTAACCAATACTATCAATAACGAATTTGATGTGGCGGTAACTTTTAAAGCAGCAACCAAAAAAGGTTGTGAATTTAAAGGAAAAGGTGTTTTGGTAAACAACCGAATCGAGGTTAGTTTAAAAGATAATAATCCTGATTTAAAAGCGATTATGACCATTTCGTTTGAGGGTAAAACTGCAACAGTGTCGACTTCTAAATTTAACGAACGCTATGACCTGATGTATTTCTGCGGGGGCGGTGGTACTTTAGGCGGCGATTATATGCGAGAGTAA
- a CDS encoding DUF417 family protein gives MDKLFEYAARLQQTGIQLTRIGLIVVLIWIGGLKAFRYEANGIVPFVANSPFMNFFYHHDAPDYKTHMNKEGEYKPDNIAWHKENNTYAFSYGLGALIVGIGILIALYPVAPGVSAVGSFLAFGMSLVTLSFLITTPEAWVPDLGDSEHGFPYLSGAGRLVIKDVIMLGAALVTMSQAAQRYLKLKKK, from the coding sequence ATGGACAAATTATTTGAGTATGCGGCCCGTTTACAACAAACCGGAATCCAGTTAACGCGAATTGGTTTAATTGTGGTTTTAATCTGGATTGGCGGATTAAAAGCCTTTCGATATGAAGCCAATGGAATCGTTCCGTTTGTTGCGAATAGCCCGTTTATGAATTTCTTCTATCATCATGACGCTCCGGATTATAAAACCCATATGAATAAAGAAGGTGAATACAAACCGGACAATATAGCCTGGCATAAGGAAAATAACACCTATGCTTTTTCGTATGGTTTAGGCGCTTTGATTGTTGGAATCGGAATACTGATTGCATTATATCCTGTTGCACCCGGCGTATCGGCTGTAGGAAGTTTTTTAGCTTTTGGAATGTCATTGGTGACGCTATCCTTTTTGATTACCACGCCCGAAGCCTGGGTTCCTGATTTGGGTGATTCCGAACACGGATTTCCGTATCTGAGTGGCGCCGGACGATTGGTAATAAAAGATGTTATTATGCTAGGTGCAGCATTGGTAACCATGAGTCAGGCGGCACAACGTTATCTGAAATTAAAAAAGAAATAA